In Chitinophaga sp. H8, the sequence TCTTTGGATGCTTCCATTTCCGGCCCGATGTTTAAACGGTAGGTCAGGTCTTTGGTAATATCCCATTCGCCGTACATACTGGCAAACACGCGGGTTTTATACCGCTGGTTGATGGTGTTTTTTATCACGGACAAAGGGTTTACGCGCTGGCCTTCATCATTATTGGGGCGGAACAGCAGGTTGCCCGCACTATCATAGGGAATACCCAGTGGGTTCAGGCGGAGGGCATTATCAAACACGGTGTTGTCTGTTACATTTTGAGTAGACATACTGGCCAGGGTAGATACGCCCATGCGGATACGGTCATTGACCTGGTGATCCAGGTTAATGCGTAAAGCGCCTCTGGTAAAATCTGTTTTGTCTATGATCCCTTTTTCCTTGAAGTAGTTAAAAGAAACGGCAAATTGTGTTTTCTCCTTGCCGCCTGTTACTGATAGCTGATGGTTTTGTTTGGCGCCACCATGATAAATAATATCCTGCCAGTCTGTAGATCTTCCGATAGCCAGGGATTTTAGGGCGATATCATCAAAGAGGGTAGCATCAGCCGGATATTGGTTGTTGGGGTCTGCAGTTCTGGCGGCTTCCCGGCGTAATTGTGCAAATTCCTGGCCATTCATCAGGTCCAGCTTACGGGTAATGGCAGTAACGCCATAGTAAGCATCATACGTAACATTGGTTTTACCGGCCTTTCCTCTTTTAGTAGTGATCAGCAATACCCCGTTGGCTGCGCGGGAACCATAGATGGCAGTAGAGGAAGCATCTTTCAGCACTTCCACGGAAGCAATATCATTAGGATTGATTTCATTGAAACCACCCACCATAGGAATACCATCCAGTACGATCAGCGGGCTGTTATCATTTTTGATGGAGCGTTGTCCGCGTAAAAGGATATTTGCCCCGGCACCAGGTTCGTTTCCGCTACTGAATACATCCAGCCCGGCTACTTTACCTTTCAGCGCCTGCGCCGCATTGGTGGTAGGTTGTTCGGCTATTTCACTACCTCTTACAGAAGTGATGGAACCCGTGATATCACGTTTCTTTTGTGTACCGTAACCTACTACCACTACTTCTTCCAGTCCCTTAACATCTTCCTGCAATACAATGGTGGCAGGAGAGAGGCTGGTTACTTCCACTTCCCGGCGGGTATATCCCGACATGGAGAAGATCAATATGTCGCCTATACCAGCTTCCACGGTAAAAAGACCTTCACCATCCGTAATGTTGCCACGGTTACTGTTTTTTACGACTACTGTTACGCCTGGCAATGGCATACCCTGCGCATCAGTTACTTTCCCCTTTACTCTTTCGGCCGGCGCCACCGTTTTTACCGGGGCAGGTACTGGAGCAGCAGGTTCCTTCTCCAGTATAATGATCTTTTTGTTTTGTATTTTATAGGTAAGCTTCGTGTTACGCAGTAATTCATTCACCGCCCATGCTACGGTTTTTTGTCTGGCCTGCAGGGTAACCGCTGTGTAAGGAGCTACCAGTGCTTCATTGTAGATAAACAGGTAGTCTGTTTTTTGCTGGATGATAGCAAAAGCTTCTTTTAGCGACTGGCGATGGAAGGTGCAGTCAATGGTTTCATTGCCGGCATGCGACTGGCCATTGGTAGAGGCACCCAGTAATAGCTGGGTGCCCATAAGAATAAGGATAAATAACCTGCATCCAGTTTTCATGATTTGTTGAATTACGGACACGACAATCCTGGTATAAATTTTCATACCTTTATACGGGTTTTAATAATTGATTAAATCGTTAATAAAATCCAGGGAGGAGGATCAATAAGTGATTGGCGTTACGGATTGATCTTTCCCGTTAAACAGCCGGTGGGGGTATCCCCTTACCGGTTTTTTTATTTGTACTGAGTGAACTGCATAGGCAATAAGTTTTAGTGTATTTGTTTACTGAAAGTGATTTTATGATTTTGTGTGGAATAGTTTAACTTATTGGCGAGGCATAAAGCGGTCAGCACATCTTCCAGGGTATCTGTAGCCTCTATACCGGCAGTAATACGATAGGCCTGCAGGGCAGGGTCGGCAAATGCAATAGTTACATTAAACTTATTCTCCAGCATGAGGGATATCATATCCAGCCGTTCATTGTTAAAAAGTAGCTGGCCTGTAGTCCATCCGTTGACAGCCGTTGCGTCTACCGTGGTTTTACTGATTTCCTGCGATTGGGTATGTACCGTTACCTGTTCGCCGGGAAGTACAATGACTTCCTGTCCGGCAAGCTGAGGCAACTTATTATCGCATTGCACCGCCACCTTTCCCTGCTGTACGGTTACCTGTAAATAAGCCAGCTGTGAGTAGGCCCGTACATTAAAAATGGTGCCCAGTACCCGTGTATTGACATGACCTGATTTGATGAAAAACGGATGCTCAGGGTCCTGTTTTACATCCAGGCATATTTCCCCCGTAATGAGTTCTATTTGCCGGGAAGCACCCTTAAAATGCGCAGGATAGCGGAGCTGGCTGCCTGCATTCAACCATACACGGGTACCATCTTCCAGCATGAATTGCAGCGGTTTCCCTTTAGCTGCAATCACTTCCTGCCATGCTTCTTTTGCAGGCCACACCAGCCATAGCATGGTAGCAGCACCCAGGAGGAGCAGGAAGGAGGCCGCGATCTTCAGCAGTCTGCCGCGGGTCATTGTCAGCCCTTTCGCGGGCGGCGCCACGGTTAGCTGCACCTGTTGCCATATATCGGCTTCCAGCCGGTCAAAACTGATTTTTGTGGTATCCACCTTACTGCGGTCGCTTTCCTGCTGATACCATTGTTCAATCAATGACCGTTCTGCCGGGGTACAGGTGCCGGCAACGTATTTTTCCAATAATTTTTTGATGTCATGCATGGGCATAATAAAAGGCATATACCTTCCATAACAATAAAGACAGTTGAAAATGATAACAGGGGTAGATGGAGGAAGATTAATTTAATATTAACCGGAAAAGATTACAGGAAAAAGGAGAAATGCGCCATTTTATGGCGTAGTGTGCGGATCGCGTTGCTGATTTGTTTCTTTACTGTTTCCTGCGACAGCTGCAGTTTGTGGGCTATTTCCTTGTGGGTAAGGGCGGTTTTGCGGCTTAATTCAAATACTTCCCTCATTTTAACAGGCAGTGCATGGATCTCGCGTTCTATGCGTGCGGTAATTTCTTTTTCGGTGATGTATTGCAGTGAAGTATTCTCTGTACCTGAGATAAACTGCTTTAAAGAAGAAAGATGCCCCTGGTAAGTACGTTTGGAGGCGAGCAGGTTTAATACCCTGTTGCGCGTAGCCACATACAGGTAAGCGGCCAGTGAGCCGGAAAGCGATATGCCTGCAGCTTTGGTCCACAGCGTGGTAAATACTTCCTGAACAACGTCCTGTGCATCCTGTTCCTGCTCCAGTATACGGTATGCCTGAAGATATAATACGCCCCAGAATCTTTTGTACAATTCCTCAAATGCGTGGGTATTACCCTGCTGGAATAGCTCCAACAGGTGTTCATCATTTAATTCATTTAACTGGCTGGCATATGTGAATTGGTGCATACTGGCCCATTTAAGGCAGACTGGTTGTCTGTCATACCTCCCAAAAGTAATACGACCTGCAGACATTGCATATTAAATAATTGTAAGCAATGGTGCTGCAGCTATAACATGGAACATTATAAGTATAGTATCGTTCTGTATCAAACAAATATAATAATTGTAAATCAAAAATGAAATCAATTTAAAGCGGAAGCCTTGCCGGCGACCTTGAAACATAAGGGCTGGTCAAAACTTTTTGACCAGCCCTTGCAAAAGATAATTTCCTTTTTTATTATTTCAGCATCAGCTGACTGATATATTTTACAGGAGCGCTGCCATAGCTGAGGAACTTTTCATTGAAAGTTTTCAGGTTGTAGGAAGCGCCCATTTTTTGTTTATAAGCTTCCCGCAGATCAATAATTTCTTTATAGCCGTTGAAGTAGCTGGTGAGCTGTACACTGGTAACACTCACCCTTTTCCATTTACCTTCTGCTTCTGCCTGTTGCTGGAATGCTTCTTTCGTCAGCAGATGAATGGCATCTTCTTTAGACATGTTTTTTACATGCACACTAT encodes:
- a CDS encoding RNA polymerase sigma factor, with amino-acid sequence MHQFTYASQLNELNDEHLLELFQQGNTHAFEELYKRFWGVLYLQAYRILEQEQDAQDVVQEVFTTLWTKAAGISLSGSLAAYLYVATRNRVLNLLASKRTYQGHLSSLKQFISGTENTSLQYITEKEITARIEREIHALPVKMREVFELSRKTALTHKEIAHKLQLSQETVKKQISNAIRTLRHKMAHFSFFL
- a CDS encoding FecR family protein — encoded protein: MPMHDIKKLLEKYVAGTCTPAERSLIEQWYQQESDRSKVDTTKISFDRLEADIWQQVQLTVAPPAKGLTMTRGRLLKIAASFLLLLGAATMLWLVWPAKEAWQEVIAAKGKPLQFMLEDGTRVWLNAGSQLRYPAHFKGASRQIELITGEICLDVKQDPEHPFFIKSGHVNTRVLGTIFNVRAYSQLAYLQVTVQQGKVAVQCDNKLPQLAGQEVIVLPGEQVTVHTQSQEISKTTVDATAVNGWTTGQLLFNNERLDMISLMLENKFNVTIAFADPALQAYRITAGIEATDTLEDVLTALCLANKLNYSTQNHKITFSKQIH
- a CDS encoding TonB-dependent receptor; this translates as MKTGCRLFILILMGTQLLLGASTNGQSHAGNETIDCTFHRQSLKEAFAIIQQKTDYLFIYNEALVAPYTAVTLQARQKTVAWAVNELLRNTKLTYKIQNKKIIILEKEPAAPVPAPVKTVAPAERVKGKVTDAQGMPLPGVTVVVKNSNRGNITDGEGLFTVEAGIGDILIFSMSGYTRREVEVTSLSPATIVLQEDVKGLEEVVVVGYGTQKKRDITGSITSVRGSEIAEQPTTNAAQALKGKVAGLDVFSSGNEPGAGANILLRGQRSIKNDNSPLIVLDGIPMVGGFNEINPNDIASVEVLKDASSTAIYGSRAANGVLLITTKRGKAGKTNVTYDAYYGVTAITRKLDLMNGQEFAQLRREAARTADPNNQYPADATLFDDIALKSLAIGRSTDWQDIIYHGGAKQNHQLSVTGGKEKTQFAVSFNYFKEKGIIDKTDFTRGALRINLDHQVNDRIRMGVSTLASMSTQNVTDNTVFDNALRLNPLGIPYDSAGNLLFRPNNDEGQRVNPLSVIKNTINQRYKTRVFASMYGEWDITKDLTYRLNIGPEMEASKEGFFKGSETDDNQGGNATAGLTNSDMFSITIENILKYNRQLSRDHRFGVTLLQSSQQQTINSSGIRANKLPYEAQSYHFLETAGEVTGISSDFRKSLLLSYMARVNYDYKNRYLFTVTGRADGSSVFATGHKWGYFPSAAFAWRIDAEPFMQSLRKINTLKLRLSYGSTGFNGIVPYGTFSTLKKSAYAFGETGMNGFLPATISNPNLKWESTASLNAGLDFGLFDDRITGTIEHYIANTKNILLRRSIPGSTGYTEVLENIGATRNKGWEVTLSTINIANNNGFQWTTDLNFSTNKNEIVQLYGDGKDDVGNQWFIGQPIKVFYDYQKVGVWQTSEAQTAAAYGAKPGQIKLADVNDDKQYSDQDRVILGSQMPDWIAGMTNRFSYKGMELNVVLNTRQKYLIYSRWFENNNRLAGRYNNLQVDYWTPENPTNENPRPDKNQESVYLGSTLAYKDASFVRIKNLSFAWSLPQAWLQRATIKNLKISLSAENPFTITGYKGQDPEFESDGTRAMYPTVKMYAIGINAAF